In the genome of Chryseobacterium phocaeense, the window TTACTTGCCGCAACAAATCCCCAGAAAAAAAACACAGTAACCAGAGGAATAAACTGTCCCCAATTGGTTTGTTTAGAATAATTTGACATGTTTGTTAAAAATTTCGCAAACAAATATAACTATTTCTTTTAAATAGAGTGCTCCAGCAACGTTTTTTTTATCTCCTGATAAGCCTCGGTTTTCAGGTCTTTTGGTGAACCGGAAGGTTCCAGGATCCCGTTGAAGTACACTTTTACGCGTCCGGGATAGCCTTTTGAGCTGTCGAAAGGAAAAATTTCCTTTAATCCTATAAAAGTATAAACGGCAATCGGGGAGTGGTGTTTTGAAGATAAAGTAAAGGCGCCGTCTTTAAATTCGTCCAGGATAACAGAAGTGTCATCCGGAACGCCACCCTCGGGAAATATGGCAATGCTGTTGCCTTCTTCCATTTTTTCAGCGCATCTTCTGTAGACATCGGCGCGGCTTCTCGCACTTCCGCGGTCTACCATTACGCATATCCTTTTATATATGGTGCCGAAAATCGGGATCTTTACCAGTTCTTTTTTACCAACAAAACATATAGGGTGGTGGGGCATCAGGATGCAGGTAAGCATGATGTCCATGATAGAAGTGTGGTTGGAAATGAAAACATACTGCTTGCTTTTGTCTTTTTCGTCATTGGAAAGCCTGATAAGATCATATCTCAGCCCCATCCCGTAAAACATGCCGAAACACCAGATCCGGATAAATTGGTAAGCATACTTATAATGCTTTTTACTGAATGATAAAATATAGACAGGAATTCCTAAGGTAACCGTTAAGACAAATGCCAGTAGCAAAAGCCAGAATCTCCAGAGGTAATTTAAAATTTTTGTCACTGCTTAACCGTTAAAAATTACTTTCTTTTTTACTGAATAATTAAGAATGGAAACAAGGAGGATCGCTGCGATCTTACTGATCATTTCCGGGCTTAAGGTATAAAAAATCAAATTGATATTGTCCTTAAATATAAAGCTGTAAAAAACCTGGAAGAAACCTAAACTTAATAAAGTTGAAATAAAGGAGATAGCCATGAAATAAGCAAATTCCTTTCTTTTTGAATGCTTTCCTCTTTCAAAAACAAACCAGATACTCAGGAAATAATTGCTGATGATCCCACAGCTGGTGGAGAAAATATTACTTAAAGGATAGTGGATGCCGTGAAAATTGGTTTCACCTGAGAAAAAATGCGGCAGATAGGTGCTGAATGCCTTGAAGCTTCCGATTTCTACCACAGCACTGAGCCCTCCGGCTATAATGAAAAACAAAACCTGTTTCTGGCGTATTAGTAATTCTCTCATTCAATATATATGAAAGTGCAAATTTATAATAATGTAAGAATAAAAGATTATTTAAAATGAAATATTTGAGCATCTCCTTAGTGATATGTGATGCGAAAAGGCAAAAAGGCGAAAAAGCAAATGGATTTTTTTTGGTGAATGAATATAGAATTTTGCTTCAAGAAACAATTATTCCCAACGGCTCTCTTTAATTGCCGGCTTAATAGCGATTCAGCAATTTTGCACATTTGCCTTTTCGCCCTTTGCTTTTAGAAAATCCATTATGATAAAAAAATATCCCGGAAATTAATTTATAATGAATATAAAAAATAGACCGCCAAAATTACAATCCCTTACCCAGTAAAGAAATGAAGGCGGTTTGAAAAATGAGACGCTGAAATATTGTGATAAGCATATGTTAAACAATTAAAAAAGTTGTTAATTATTTTTTTTGAATCAAAATAATTTCTAAATTTAGTATTCAGAATGATGTAACCAAGACCTGATAATAAATTCATTTTCAACTCTTTGTGTTGATGGTTTTTTCTATCTTGTAATGTGCGCTAGAACGCATACTACCCTAATTTTTACGACCCAACTTATAATAATATTTGTATGAAAAGTCAAAACAAATACAGAAAATTCCAGCTTCAGCAAAAAAATATTGAGGCTCTTGAGAGAGAAAATTCCCGCTTCAAAAGAGTGTATTCAGAGTATGAAAATATGGCAGACGAATTGTGGAACCTTGAAAATTCTACAAACGAACCTGTACCTGATGATTTTATCAATGCCATCATGCTCCAGAGCTCCTATCTGGAAGACGAAATTGAAGACTGGCTTTTAAAGTTCAACAGTCAGAAAACTGATATAAAACATTAGAAGCTTCCCCTTCGTTTTAAACGCTATTTGAAGATAAA includes:
- a CDS encoding lysophospholipid acyltransferase family protein, with the protein product MTKILNYLWRFWLLLLAFVLTVTLGIPVYILSFSKKHYKYAYQFIRIWCFGMFYGMGLRYDLIRLSNDEKDKSKQYVFISNHTSIMDIMLTCILMPHHPICFVGKKELVKIPIFGTIYKRICVMVDRGSARSRADVYRRCAEKMEEGNSIAIFPEGGVPDDTSVILDEFKDGAFTLSSKHHSPIAVYTFIGLKEIFPFDSSKGYPGRVKVYFNGILEPSGSPKDLKTEAYQEIKKTLLEHSI
- a CDS encoding GtrA family protein is translated as MRELLIRQKQVLFFIIAGGLSAVVEIGSFKAFSTYLPHFFSGETNFHGIHYPLSNIFSTSCGIISNYFLSIWFVFERGKHSKRKEFAYFMAISFISTLLSLGFFQVFYSFIFKDNINLIFYTLSPEMISKIAAILLVSILNYSVKKKVIFNG